The nucleotide window acttccagcaagcacgcgtgagcatatttgataggagtgaatggagacaaatggtttttaatacctgacgtgctgttggagtgtgagcaaagtaacatttatgagggattcagggaaaccggcaggccagacttgagtcctggagatgggaagtacagtgtttgcactctgaagaaggggtgttaatgttgcagttttataaactgtagtgtaaagcacccctctggcaagacagtgatggagtgaatgatgatgaaagtttttctttttcgggccaccctgccttggtgggaatcggccgatgtgttaataaataaaataatagatGGCTACAATTGTATTATGTAATGTAAAAATTACCCATAcacataataaaaattaattcaaGGCTGAGCTTTCATGCACATAACATGAATAATAGTAAATAATTTACAATATTAGTGATAGCATCCTCAGCTCATACATTGAGGGGGTCCGGGATCGATCCCCAGCATAGGTGGAAACaagcatatttccttacacctattgcccctattcacctagcagtaagtaggtacctgagtgttagtcaattGGTATGGAATGCATCCTGGGAAAcaatcctgagggacaagattgaaggacgaCAATGGAAATAGTCCTTGATGACACATTAActgtattgggttatcctgggtacgtAATCCTGCCCAGGTTAAAAATCTAACAAAATTTTATTTCATCTCATGTTCAGCAAGGAACTCTTAACTCTCTCAGAAAGGCCCTGAAGCTGATCAACACCCTTAAGAGGGCCAAGAACTGGAGTTTAACTCAGTCTAACACAGAAAATACATATGGAGTAAAATATTAAAAAACGAGCAAATTTTGTTTCTTTTATTCCTTGTACTTTTGTAACAGTGGATGCACATTTCCAACACAATATTCATTGAGGAATCGCTATACCCAAAGGGTCATACAGTGACAGACGTGATCTGAAGAAGGGAATAGTAATTTccaataccttggatcaagagaagcTTAGCAAACATCAAGGCATCTCCCTTGCAGTGCATACTAGTAATAAACAGGAACTTTTTACTACTACCAttctaatgagagagagagagcaatgagAATTTGggtcacaaatttttttttttttacaaactcccacaccacacaccattgTTGGGTCTTGTCAGTAACTGGATGGGTTAAAGTATGCACACACATTCATCCTTTCCTAGTCTTGCTGGATTCATAAAAACCATTAACTTGTTGGGGTCACAGCACTGAAACTTTAGACATTTCAGGTGTTGCTCAATCTGAGAGGGGCATCCCCTGTATAACAGCCCCAGTCCTGTATTTCAGTGCCTgaaagcagcgctgtatagcccttgtggcttagcgcttctttttgattataataattagtgCCTGAAAAAAAGCCTATTAGCTGTATGTCAAAAGCTTAAAGAAGCAGAGCAGCTGCAACTCAACTCCCTCGAGAGAACTAGCAGCTATAACTGATCCTTCCCAAGAGATCAGGAGCCTAAGAAGCCCAGAAGCTTTAGCTCAGTACTGAAGAAGCTTACTACCTTTTACTTTACAGCCTcaaaaggcaatgtgtggtgtgaatataatgcagagaattcgtagtttggaagttaggaggaggtgcgggattaccaaaactgttgtccagagggctgaggaagggttgttgaggtggttcggacatgtagagagaatggagcgaaacagaatgacttcaagagtgtatcagtctgtagtggaaggaaggcggggtaggggtcggcctaggaagggttggagggagggggtaaaggaggttttgtgtgcgaggggcttggacttccagcaggcatgcatgagcgtgtttgataggagtgaatggagacaaatggtttttaatacttgacgtgctgttggagtgtgagcaaagtaacatttatgaagggattcagggaaaccggcaggccggacttgagtcctggagatgggaagtacagtgcctgcactctgaaggaggggtgttaatgttgcagtttaaaaactgtagtgtaaagcacccttctggcaagacagtgatggagtgaatgatggtgaaagtttttctttttcgggccaccctgccttggtgggaatcggccggtgtgataataaaaaaaaaataaaagttgaTCAAACTTGCTTTGGATACAAAAAACTTGAAGCTGTGTGAGGAAGCCCAACTGACATGCAATCAATAATGGATTAACATAGGCAGCCACTAGATGTCTATATCAGTATGTGCaatggtaattattattattattataatcaaaagaaagcactaaacctaccagggtcatacagcactgcagggtaggaacTGATGCAGGATCTAAGGATAAATAAGGGTTGAGGTGACAATCTGTATAGGTAAAGTTAGGAGGGGCTGTGAAGAGTGTTAAAGGAaggattatcaaagtttgtgtaataaatcagttgctgtcataAAGTCggaagagggagtctgtgtcaaaggcaTGTCTGTCGGCAATGAGGGAAAATAAAGTAAGGGCGTTAGAGTGGTGACGACGCTGAAGGAAAATTCTGTGTGCTTGTTgatagacaggacagtccaacagaatatgggaAATTAAAACAGGAACTAGACAATTCTCACAAAGTGGAACAGAATGTCTCTCCATGAGATATAAGCAATGGTAAAATCTTCCATATACATGTGTACTATAAAGACCAAATCCCAAGAAGAACTGAGGTGAGTCCCTTGATGGCTATTAAGAACAATGTAGTGAAAAGTACACATCCTTCTTTCACATTTTTGTCTGGACTGACGTGGGGAAAAACCATTGTATCAAACCCTGTATTTTCATCTATAAACCAACTTTAAGGGGTTTAAACATAATACGTACATATCTTCATATCGTCTAAATTTAATTCAACATACCACAGCCAATCTTcttaaacaaaaatatcaacaatattagatttttttttattaacatatcaaccatttcccacagaggcagggtgacctgcaAATGAAGCACTTTCATCATcacccactccatcactgtctagccAGAGGCGTGCTGACACTACAATTAAaataactgcaacatatctccaacactccttcagagagcaggcactatacacctccaggactcgagtccggctaaccagtttcccgaaatcccttcataaatgttactttgctcacgctccaacagcacatcaagtcataaaaccatttgcctccactcgctcctatttaactcatgcatgcttgctggaagtccaagccccttgcacataaAACCTTCTCTACCCACAAGTAGCATTATCTCCAGTACAAGTTCAGATACAAGAAACTCATGTACCGTGCCAGTAGCATACATGATTAACTTTATTAtactgtacaatatatatatcatacagtCATACTTTTGAAACAATATCTGCATTATTACACTGAAACATTTTAACCGGTTACACCGGGACTTAAACCCTGTCAGATACAGAAAACTTGGTACGTACAATGTTTCATAGGTATAAATTTGTTTACAAGACTATATAGTTATAGATTATGTACAAATTATACTAAGCATAATaggaaattaataaaaataataaagaacAGTAATTATGTAATACGAATAACATTTTAGGCAGAAATAGAGCTACAGAAATGTTGTACAGGGTTTTACATAGCTAGGGGGTTGAAAATATTAAGAGGTTTGTGTAAGTAACATTAAAGCCATCTTTCTCATGAACAGTAATacaagattataataataataataataattatagtattaATAGGTTTTCAAATTGATTTTCCATACAATTCTACAGACTATTTTTGCATATATAGGACGTACATTATTTCTTCCTAAAGAATGATCCAAAGCATTATTTGTAAAACCTAGTTATGATATTAGTGGCAGGAGATATGGTGCATTTGTGTGTTTTTTGCATTAAGAATTTCAAATgtgcaaaaccattgaaaactcttataaaaaaatttcaaaatatgAAGGATCTGAACCAGAAAACTGTAATGATTACAAATAAATcatagaataacaaaaaaaggcacaatactgtgactggaacgatacacaaataacctgcacatgaaagagagatgcttacgacgacgtttaggtccgacttggaccatttacaaagtgactttgtaaatggtccaagtcggaccgaaacgtcgtcgtaagcttctctcttttatgtgcgggttatttgtaaatCATAGAACACATGGGGCTTGCAAGTTTTAGGATGTGCCTGCCAGAGGTTCAAGCCCCACCAGTTCTGTGATTTGCTTTAAAGAGGATTTTTTTTAATGAACTGACAACTACTATATTAATCTAAatctaaagatatttttttttattaaaatattacTGGAATTGCAAATTAAATCTGACTAAACCAAATCATCCCCTCTGCCCTGATGATTCACACTGTAGTTGCTGAGTGTTTTAGTGAACTGACAACTGCTAATATTAATCAAAATctaaacataatttttttttaacacactggccatcttccaTGGAGGCAGGGTTATAGATGGgcagcgtaaaaaaaaaaaattagcgaaATATTACTTGAATTACAAATTAAATCTGACCAAACCAAATCTATCTTCCCCATGATAATTCACACTGTAGTTGCTGGGTGTTTTAGTGAATCAGCAATTACTATATTAATCTAACTCTCAACATAATTTCTTTTTATCAAAATATTACTGGAATTACAAATTAAATTTGACCAAACGAAatctccccctccttctcccaATAATTCATGCTATCGTTGCCGGAAAATCGGATGAGTTTCCATGTAATGTACTGTAATAATAACAaaactgtgtgttactgcttgccaTTACTTTGATTCAGTAACATTTAATCCTTACAATAAAGTTTGCTTGTTAGGGTTAAACCCAATCTGTTGCACATGGATGCTTAAGGCCACAAATCatgtgtacagtacactacagtataaTGATTGCTTTAATTCTTATATACAGAGATTACAGTACAGTAAggtaatctctcagtgtatatacactgagagatatacacttttctgtgtatataccctgtgctTTATTTTAATTAAATTATAACAATGTAATCCAATgaaatttattaaaaatatttaaagtGTAATGTTATAAAACACAGCATCAATATATGCAGTACAACACACGGTCATAAAACAAATATGGCACTGTACCTTATTATACCTTATGAACAAAGTAATTTGCACACCACTGCATAATGGACATATTTTCCTGAGAGAAcatcattttttaatatataggtAGCAATCAAACTGATAAAAATCTCCTAATTATCCTTCAATGCAATATCTGATAACACTCAGTCAACAAGATGACTCTCTTAAAGAGTAAGCACAGTTTACAACTGTGCaagttttttttaaattaaaattttttaacaATCAATCTGTTCTATATACAATACTTAATATTTGGAAAGTACAGCATTTTTATGGAACTCGTGGAAAATTATGgaaacagtattttttttttaaatattacatTATAACTTCAGCTCCAAGAAGTACATTTTGTCACTGAACAGAGCAATTTttatcatcactctcagcaaatAATTCTTCATTGACACTTGCTTGAGATGAATCTTTATTAAGAACCTCTTTCAAGTGCTCAGCTTGTGACATCCATCGTTTAACTTCCTCTCTAAGAAGGTCTTTTCTACGTCCCTTTGGTTCATTTTGCAAATGTTCTAACAACTTCCCCAATGCTAGCTGGTATTTTTCAAAAGCTACGGTATAATTTCCTTCGTATGCATACAGCTCTCCTGAAGCTGCAATTTCTATAGCAGAGCGAATCTGCGGAGTTGTAGCTGTCAACCTCAAAAGCTCTTCACGATTACCTTTGTATTCTGTACTGCCAACAGATTCTTCACTCTGAATTTTAGGAATTTTCATATTTTTAATGGCATCACTCTCATTATTTATGATTTTCTTGAGATCTTCTGTTCGATTCATGTACTCTGCAATCTTTCGTCGTAAAGCAGAGCGTTTGCTTGCATTGCCTTCTACGTGGAGGAGTggaacaaggtactggagtgctTCACAATAGTGCCTGAAGATAATGTGCATCATTAATTAAATTGTGGCATAACCTTCACTTATAAGGCAATGATTACAAAAACTCCTACAATAATGACTTCTTTTGCATAAAACAACCTGGCTTGATTATATAATCTTACAAAACTTTTAAGTCATCATATATTCCACAGTTCACCCCACACCTTCATGACCCTAAACTACAGTGCTACCTGagaattcttttccttgagttgTACCTGTACCTCATGAGAAATAAATACTCGATAATATTTAATGCATACGACTGAATCTTTGTAAGCACAATATGCAATTAAAATCCCCCCAAAATAAAATGGCCTATGAAAAGAACCTAGAAGCTGTACAGTAAATTCTTGCACTAtgcatatataaaataaaatattgtaATTAAAACTATAGATTAGCACTTGTCCTCAAAAAAGTTGAGCTTAATAAAAAGTTACATTACTATTTTCTGAGGAAGGAAAATAACTTTAGCACTTCTAAGCTACCATATACGCCAGTGTACAAGTTGGCCTGGTGTATAAGTCAACTCCTAAAATTTTTAGGTGTTAATTCAGATTTAGGTCAGTACCACTTCTATCAGACTTTCAAGTTAAGAGGGTTTGAGTGGACTGACATGGACCATTAGGGGAATATTTGGAAAAAGTGTCTTATTTTCTCTAGCTTTGTTTCAATTTTCTGGCGTTTTGGGTATTGTTTGAATGTGACATTTTTTTATTACAAGCATGATTCTGGGTAACAAAAATAAAATAGGTAAGCAGTAACAAATAAAACTTGCAACTGTGGTACAAGTTATGGTACAGTACTAGCATGATAGCATCAGTAGGGTAGTGGTGCCACTTCCTTCCTTTGGTAATGTGCTGTGGCCTTGTTTTCACCTCTGCCATGTATCAGCAAATTTTATACTTGGCTTAAAAGGCTGACTTATACACCAGCATATATGGTAAATATCATACAAATTTTTAATACAGAATGTCAAAAacgaaatctgaagccaagacagcagtaccTAATACAACATATAATTAATAAAACACAATACCAATATAAAAGTACTGTATTTCTGGTTTAGTTATACCACCCAAATGTATataaatactgtatatacattactgTATCACTGGCAAAATTTTCTGAAAAGTAACTGAGTTGAGGCAAGTGGCTTTTCCAAAAATTTCAAGGCTAGTGCTCATACAGTATTTCAAATACAAGTACTGTAGTAAGGTACAGTATAATTATATACAGCAATTAAATTTATTGATAAAGATCATATAAAATTACCTGAAAGCCTGCTCATACTCCTGACATTCATCAAAATTGACTGCCGTAGTGAGAAGATCGGTCGCCTTCGTCATACTCGCTGGACCAGGTTTGTGCTCAAGGTCCACAAAAGGGTGAGAAAAGAACATTTCAAAATCAATTCTCTTGCTCACATCTCGTTCTAAGCAACTCTGTAATAAATCTCGGCACTCGGGAGAGATGTTTGTTCCATAAGGCACATCGATGGCTTTGTCCTTTTTAATCTTTTCTATTAATTCATCCATTGTTTTAGAAGAATATGGAGCTTTCCCAAAGAGGCATTCATAAAGGATGACTCCCACTGACCAGAGATCCACCTTGGCATCATACTGGCGCTTCAGAATTATCTCTGGAGCCATGTAGAGTGGACTTCCCttgatggtgctgttggtgtCATCTTCCGGCATGTGTTGAGCAAGTCCAAAATCTGCGATCTTAAGAATAGGATGACTTCTAGATTTTAATAGAATGTTTGAAGGCTTGAGATCAAAGTGACTGACCTTCTTCTCTCTCATGTACTTGAGAGCTGAAGCCAGCTGCTGGAGGAACCTCTGGCACACAGCTTCCGGCAGCCGCCTCCGGGACTTCACAAAGTTCGACAGGTCCCCACCGCTACAATACTCcattataatataaatataccTGTCGTCCCAGACGAAATCTTTCATTTCTACAatgttctcatgcttcagctctTTCAGTATCTTAATTTCCGATATTAAATTGTCAAGTGCCGTCTTGGAGAGGTTAGACTTCAAGACACATTTAATGGCCACCACCTCCCTTGTCTTCCCTTTCTTAAAAGCTTTAAACACATCAGCAAAGCTGCCAGAACCAATTTTTTCCGCAATGATGTAATCTGGTACATTGGGGGTCCCAGCAGAGGAAGCCATTGCTACCTTATACACTACCTTAACTTGCTTCCTCCACAGTACTCAATGCATAACTACAAGCTGCTGTCTTCACAAGCTCGCTGTAACAAGTTGTAGTTCAAGCTGTCAGTTTGGTTTATATAACAATCATTTTGTGGGAATTTTTCGAGTCATGACACCGCCTTGTTTACCTCCTCCAGAGCTGCCAACACCACCGATGGCCgaggctattattattattattattattattattattattattattattattattactattattattattattattattattattattattattattattattattattattattattattattattattactactgttgttggtgttagtattgccattattttttttaatacgtcCGCAGTTTCCCACCGagttagggtgacccaaaaagaaagaaaaaccccaaggagaaagaaagaactttcatcatcattcaacactttcaccatcactcatacataatcactggcaatggggccggataacatctctccatgggtcctgagagagggagcagaggcgctatgtgtacccctaacaacaatattcaatacatctatcgaaacagagagattgcctgaggtctggaagacagcaaatgtagtcccaatttttaaaaaaaggagacagacatgaagcactaaactacagaccagtgtcactgacatgtatagtatctggacctggagtttacctggagagagtttcgggggtcaacgcccccgcggcccggtctgtgaccaggcctcctggtggatcagcgcctgatcaaccaggctgttgctgctggctgcacgcaaaccaacgtacgagccacagcccggctgatcaggaactgtctttaggtgcttgtccagtgccagcttgaagactgccaggggtctgttggtaatcccccttatgtgtgctgggaggcagttgaacagtctcgggcccctgacacttattgtatggtctcttaacgtgctagtgacacccctgcttttcattggggggatggtgcatcgtctgccaagtcttttgctttcgtagtgagtgattttcgtgtgcaagtttggtactagtccctctaggattttccaggtgtatataatcatgtatctctccctcctgcgttccagggaatacaggtttagaaacctcaagcgctcccagtaattgaggtgttttatctccgttatgcgcgccgtgaaagttctctgtacattttctaggtcggcaatttcacctgccttgaaaggtgctgttagagtgcagcaatattccagcctagatagaacaagtgacctgaagagtgtcatcatgggcttggcctccctagttttgaaggttctcattatccatcctgtcatttttctagcagatgcgattgatacaatgttatggtccttgaaggtgagatcctccgacataatcactcctaggtctttgacgttggtgtttcgctctattttgtggccagaatttgttttgtactctgatgaagatttaatttcctcatgtttaccatatctgagtaattgaaatttctcatcgttgaacttcatattgttttctgcagcccactgaaagatttggttgatgtccgcctggagccttgcagtgtctgcaatggaagacactgtcatgcagattcgggtgtcatctgcaaaggaagacacggtgctgtggctgacatccttgtctatgtcggatatgaggatgaggaacaagatgggagctagtactgtgccttgtgggacagagcttgtcaccgtagctgcctcggactttactctgttgacgactactctctgtgttctgttagtgaggaaattatggatccatcgaccgacttttcctgttattcctttagcgcaaagtcatggagaagattatcacgagaagagtggtggaacacctagaaaggaatgatctcatcaacagcagccaacatggtttcagggacgggaaatcctgtgtcacaaacctactggagttctatgacatggtgacagcagtaagacaagagagagaggggtgggtggattgcattttcttggactacaagaaggcgtttgacacagttccacacaagagattagtgcaaaaactggaggaccaagcagggataacagggaaggcactacaatggatcagggaatacttgtcaggaagacagcagcgagtcattgtacgtggcaaggtgtaagagtgggcacctgtgaccagcggggtcccacaaaggtcagccctaggaccagtgctatttctggtatttgtgaacgacatgacagaagggatagactccgaagtgtccttgtttgcagatgacgtgaagttgatgagaagaattcatttgatcgaagaccaggcagagctacaaagggatctggacaggctgcagacctggtccagcaattggctcctggagttcaaccccaccaagtgcaaagtcatgaagaatggggaagggcaaagaagaccgcagacggagtacagtctagggggccagagactacaaacctcactcaaggaaaaagatcttggggtgagtataacaccaggcacatctgaagcgcacatcaaccaaataactgttgcagcatatgggtgtctagcaaacctcagaacagcattccgacatcttaataaggaatcgttcaggaccctgtacaccgtgtacgttaggcccatattggagtatgcggcaccagtttggaacccacacctagccaaggtttgcaacaagactagttccaggagagataggggggacatgataacgacatacaaaatactgagaggaattgacaaggtggacaaagacaagatgttccagagatgggacacagcaacaaggggacgcagttggaagttgaagacacagatgaatcacagggatgttaggaagtatttcttcagccacagagtagtcagaagtggaatagtttgggaagcgatgtagtggaggcaggatccatatatagcttcaagcagaggtatgataaagcacacgattcagggagagtgacctaatagtgaccagtgaagaggccgggccaggagcttggaatcaacccctgcaacctcaactaggtgagtactgtctttgcagaggtactcagatacgacagtttagacgtccctcGAAACTGCCAATGTCCTAAACCCCTCTTtcaaaatgcaggcattgtacttcccatttccaggactcaagtccagctaaacggtttccctgaatcccttcactaattattaccctgctcacactccaacagctcattggGTACCAAaaaccattcgcctccattcactcctatctaacacgctcacgcacgcctgctgaaagtccaggcccctcgcccacaaaccttcctttacccccttcctccaacgtTTTTGGGAACgccccctacctcgccttccttccccaatagatttatacgctctccaaggcattctactttgtttcattctctttaaatgaccaaactacctcaacaacccctcttcagccctctgactaatactttcagtaactccacacctcctaatttccaaactatgaattttcttcataatatttacaccacacattgcccttagataggacatctccactgcctccaaccgcctccttgctgcagcattcacaacccaagcttcacacccatataagagtgttggtatcactatactctcgtacatttccttctttgcctccatggataatgttctttatctccacagatacctcaatgcaccactcatcttttttccctcatcaattctatgattaacctcatccttcataaatccatccgccgacacgtcaactcccaaatatctgaaaacattcacttcttccatactctctccctccaatgtgatatccaatttttctttatctaaatagttTGAtgccttcatcaccttactcttatctatgttcactttctacctttacacacactcccaaactcgtccattaataacctttgcaatttttttttaga belongs to Cherax quadricarinatus isolate ZL_2023a chromosome 82, ASM3850222v1, whole genome shotgun sequence and includes:
- the Aduk gene encoding serine/threonine-protein kinase ULK3, whose amino-acid sequence is MASSAGTPNVPDYIIAEKIGSGSFADVFKAFKKGKTREVVAIKCVLKSNLSKTALDNLISEIKILKELKHENIVEMKDFVWDDRYIYIIMEYCSGGDLSNFVKSRRRLPEAVCQRFLQQLASALKYMREKKVSHFDLKPSNILLKSRSHPILKIADFGLAQHMPEDDTNSTIKGSPLYMAPEIILKRQYDAKVDLWSVGVILYECLFGKAPYSSKTMDELIEKIKKDKAIDVPYGTNISPECRDLLQSCLERDVSKRIDFEMFFSHPFVDLEHKPGPASMTKATDLLTTAVNFDECQEYEQAFRHYCEALQYLVPLLHVEGNASKRSALRRKIAEYMNRTEDLKKIINNESDAIKNMKIPKIQSEESVGSTEYKGNREELLRLTATTPQIRSAIEIAASGELYAYEGNYTVAFEKYQLALGKLLEHLQNEPKGRRKDLLREEVKRWMSQAEHLKEVLNKDSSQASVNEELFAESDDKNCSVQ